Proteins encoded in a region of the Rutidosis leptorrhynchoides isolate AG116_Rl617_1_P2 chromosome 9, CSIRO_AGI_Rlap_v1, whole genome shotgun sequence genome:
- the LOC139868631 gene encoding inositol hexakisphosphate and diphosphoinositol-pentakisphosphate kinase VIP2-like produces MKDWDMICVNRDLLVCSLCKLQPDSHNHLFFECKFSVEVWEKAKFIAIPCIRNKWKEIIQMLNPAAKRKVVRIIVAKVLFAATNSEKDDDVDRKVTIGVCVMEKKVKCGPEVFSAPMGQILERLQAFGEFKIIHFGDRVILEEPVERWPICDCLIAFHSSGYPLEKAEAYAALRKPFLVNELELQHLLHDRRKVYECLELYGIPVPRYALVNREKPYQELDYFVEEEDFVEVHGERFWKPFVEKPIDGDDHRIMIYYPSSAGGGMKELFRKVGNRSSEFHPEVRRVRRESSYIYEDFLPTGGTDVKVYTVGPEYAHAEARKSPVVDGVVMRNPDGKEVRYPVLLTPNEKQMAREVCIAFRQGVCGFDLLRCEGRSYVCDVNGWSFVKNSYKYYDDAACVLRKMFLDAKAPHLSTAIPPILPWKVNEPAQPCEGLTRQGSGIIGSFGQAEELRCVIAVVRHGDRTPKQKVKLKVTEEKLLNLMLKYNGGRPRAETKLKTAVQLQDLLDATRILVPDTSDSEAEYIEHAEKLRQVKAVLEEGGHFSGIYRKVQLKPLKWAKVVKGDTEEERPTEALMVLKYGGVLTHAGRKQAEELGRYFRNNMYPGEGTGLLRLHSTYRHDLKIYSSDEGRVQMSAAAFAKGLLDLEGQLTPILVSLVSKDSSMLDGLDNASTKMEEAKDRLNELIVSGEKLVQANGSSKKPWMIDGAGIPPNASILLPELVKLTKKVTEQVRLLAKDEDEKLTETTSCDVIPPYDQAKALGKTNIDVDRIAAGLPCGSEGFLLMYARWRKLERDLYNERKERYDITQIPDVYDSCKYDLLHNAHLNIEGLDELFKVAQLLADGVIPNEYGINPKQKLKIGSKIARRLLGKILIDLRNTREEAINVQCQDSTTSIEVLKEYRDRQQKNVIKNEESRKTCHAREPSMDPDSDEDKEIKYRLDPKYANVRTPERHVRTRLYFTSESHIHSLMNVLRYCNLDESLQGEASLVCDSALERLMKTKELDYMSHIVLRMFENTEVNLEDPKRYRIEMTFSRGADLSPLKKNNNVEACSLHQEHTLPIMGPERLQEVGSYLTLEKMEKMIRPFAMPAEDFPPPTIPQGFSGYFKSAGVLERLGDRNCSMVQCN; encoded by the exons ATGAAAGACTGGGATATGATTTGTGTAAATAGAGATTTATTGGTTTGCTCGTTATGTAAATTACAACCAGATTCCCATAATCACCTTTTCTTCGAATGTAAATTTTCTGTAGAGGTATGGGAGAAAGCTAAGTTCATCGCTATTCCGTGTATAAGGAACAAATGGAAAGAGATAATTCAAATGTTAAATCCGGCTGCGAAGAGGAAAGTTGTGAGGATTATAGTGGCTAAGGTGTTATTTGCAGCTACG AATAGCGAGAAGGATGATGACGTGGACAGGAAGGTCACAATTGGCGTTTGCGTTATGGAAAAGAAGGTGAAATGCGGCCCGGAG GTTTTTTCAGCACCTATGGGCCAAATTTTGGAACGGTTACAAGCTTTTGGCGAATTTAAG ATAATCCATTTTGGGGACAGAGTTATACTAGAGGAACCAGTGGAGAG GTGGCCGATTTGTGATTGTTTAATAGCCTTTCATTCTTCTGGGTATCCACTTGAAAAGGCTGAAGCATATGCTGCATTAAGGAA GCCGTTCCTTGTAAATGAACTCGAACTACAGCACCTTCTACATGACAGGAGGAAAGTATACGAG TGTCTTGAATTATATGGAATTCCTGTTCCACGGTATGCACTTGTGAATAGAGAGAAGCCGTATCAAGAGTTGGATTATTTTGTTGAGGAAGAAGATTTTGTTGAAGTTCATGGGGAGCGATTTTGGAAGCCTTTTGTCGAAAAGCCTATTGACG GTGATGACCATCGCATAATGATCTATTACCCCAGTTCAGCAGGAGGTGGAATGAAAGAACTGTTTCGAAAG GTTGGCAATAGATCAAGTGAGTTTCATCCAGAGGTTAGAAGAGTGAGGCGTGAGAGTTCATACATATATGAGGATTTCTTGCCAACTGGAGGAACAGATGTCAAG GTGTATACAGTTGGTCCAGAATATGCACATGCTGAAGCCAGGAAGTCTCCTGTTGTTGATGGGGTTGTTATGAGAAATCCCGATGGCAAAGAA GTCAGATATCCTGTCCTTCTGACGCCAAATGAGAAGCAAATGGCAAGAGAAGTCTGCATTGCATTTAGGCAAGGG GTGTGCGGTTTTGATCTGTTACGCTGTGAAGGACGTTCGTACGTTTGTGACGTCAACGGATGGAGTTTTGTCAAGAATTCTTACAA ATATTACGATGATGCTGCTTGTGTGTTGAGAAAGATGTTTCTGGACGCAAAAGCCCCTCATCTTTCAACTGCAATTCCACCAATTCTGCCATGGAAGGTTAACGAACCCGCTCAGCCTTGTGAAGGACTAACACGTCAAGGAAGTGGAATCATTGGCTCATTTGGACAAGCTGAGGAGCTACGTTGTGTAATTGCTGTTGTTCGACA TGGTGATAGAACCCCAAAGCAAAAGGTGAAGTTGAAGGTCACTGAGGAAAAACTGCTGAATTTGATGCTAAAATACAACGGGGGAAGACCTAGAGCTGAG ACAAAACTCAAAACTGCAGTCCAGTTGCAGGACTTATTAGATGCTACACGTATACTAGTACCTGATACCAG CGACAGTGAAGCAGAATACATTGAACATGCGGAAAAATTACGTCAAGTGAAAGCAGTTCTCGAAGAG GGTGGTCATTTCTCTGGCATCTATCGTAAAGTACAGTTAAAACCGCTTAAGTGGGCTAAAGTTGTCAAGGGGGATACCGAAGAAGAACGCCCCACTGAAGCACTCATGGTTCTTAAATATGGGGGGGTTCTCACACATGCGGGTCGAAAACAG GCTGAAGAACTTGGCAGATATTTTCGCAACAATATGTATCCAG GTGAAGGTACAGGACTACTTCGCCTTCACAGTACGTATCGGCATGACCTTAAAATTTACAGCTCAGATGAGGGCCGTGTGCAG ATGTCAGCTGCAGCATTTGCAAAGGGACTTCTAGACTTAGAAGGACAATTAACACCGATTCTG GTTTCACTTGTTAGCAAGGACTCTTCAATGTTAGATGGACTTGATAATGCAAGTACCAAAATGGAAGAAGCCAAG GATCGATTGAATGAATTGATAGTATCTGGTGAAAAATTAGTCCAAGCTAATGGATCATCAAAAAAACCCTGGATGATTGATGGGGCTGGGATTCCACCTAATGCTTCTATACTTCTACCTGAACTG GTGAAACTGACCAAAAAGGTTACTGAACAAGTAAGACTACTTGCAAAGGATGAAGACGAGAAGCTTACGGAGACAACCTCATGTGATGTTATCCCTCCATATGATCAAGCCAAAGCACTCGGTAAAACAAATATCGATGTCGATCGAATTGCTGCCGGTTTACCTTGTGGGAGCGAAGGCTTTCTTCTGATGTATGCACGATGGAGAAAACTTGAAAGAGACTTGTATAATGAACGCAAAGA ACGATATGATATAACTCAAATTCCAGATGTTTATGATTCCTGCAA GTATGATCTCTTACACAATGCACATCTTAACATTGAGGGTTTGGATGAGCTATTCAAAGTTGCCCAG TTGCTTGCGGATGGTGTTATTCCCAATGAGTATGGTATCAATCCAAAACAGAAATTGAAGATAGGCTCAAAG ATTGCGCGTCGTTTGTTGGGAAAAATATTGATTGATCTGAGGAATACACGTGAAGAAGCCATTAATGTGCAATGTCAGGACTCAACAACCTCTATCGAGGTTTTAAAAGAATATAGAGATCGTCAACAAAAGAATGTGATCAAGAATGAAGAATCAAGAAAAACTTGCCACGCAAGGGAACCGTCAATGGATCCAGATTCAGATGAAGACAAAGAAATTAAATATCGCCTCGATCCAAA ATATGCTAATGTGCGGACACCGGAAAGACATGTTCGTACTCGCCTTTACTTTACGTCG GAATCTCATATCCATTCATTGATGAACGTACTTCGTTATTGTAACTTGGACGAATCTCTTCAAGGGGAAGCCAGCCTTGTATGTGATAGTGCTTTAGAACGCCTAATGAAAACGAAGGAACTCGACTACATGAGCCATATCGTGTTACGAATGTTTGAGAATACAGAG GTGAATTTGGAAGACCCAAAAAGATACCGCATCGAGATGACTTTTAGCCGTGGTGCTGATTTATCTCCTTTAAAG AAAAACAACAACGTTGAGGCATGTTCGCTACATCAAGAACACACATTACCAATAATGGGTCCCGAAAGGCTGCAAGAAGTAGGTTCATACCTTACTTTAGAAAAAATGGAAAAAATGATTCGACCGTTTGCAATGCCAGCAGAAGACTTCCCCCCACCAACAATCCCGCAAGGCTTTTCCGGTTACTTTAAAAGTGCCGGCGTTTTAGAGCGACTG GGAGATCGAAATTGTTCGATGGTACAATGCAACTAG